DNA from Maridesulfovibrio ferrireducens:
AGGAAAGGAAAGTAACCAAAACGGGAGGACGGTCTTCTTTCGGCCATTCTTTGAGTCCTTTAACAGGAGCATCAAAGGAGTTGAAAGCTAAGAAGCTAAGTCCGCCGGGGATTCCGAAAAGTTCAACTGCGTTTTTTTCTTTTTCTTCATCAGGCATTGCAAGAAGGTACATGGGAGCGCTGTCTGTTGAGTCCCAGAGAGCTTCCATTGCAGCAAGTTTGGCAGGCTGTTTGTGTGCGACTTCCTGTGCGTGTCCGTGCCCCTGCACCGCAACCGCGATGGAGAATATGAAAGCACAAATTATGCCCATTTTGAATGACTTGGTGAAGAATTCAACTTCATTTTTGCGAAGCAGATGGTAGGCACTGACCCCCATGAGGAAGAATCCGGCAACAACGAAGGCGCCGAAGCCGTTGTGAAGAAATTGTGACCACCCGAAAGGATTTGAAAGTACTGCAGCAAAATCGTCGAGTTCTGCGCGTCCGTTACGGATTACATATCCTACAGGATTCTGCATCCAGCCGTTGGCAAGAATAATCCATATAGCCGAAATATTTGAGGCAATTGCAACAATCCATATACAGGCACAGTGCATTTTAGCGGAAAGTTTTTTCCATCCGAAAATCCATGCAGCTATGAAAGTTGATTCCATAAAAAAGGCGACGGTGGCTTCAATCGCCAGTAATGAACCAAAGATGTCACCAACATATATTGAGTAGCGGGACCAGTTGGTTCCGAACTGAAATTCAAGGGTTAGTCCGGTTACTATTCCGAGAACAAAGTTAATGACAAACAACTTTCCCCAGAATTTAGTCATCCGCAGGTAAACTTCTTTTCCGGTGCGCACATAGTAGGTTTCCATGATGGCAATCATTACGGAAAGACCTAAAGTAAGGGGCACAAAAATGAAGTGGAACATAGTTGCCATGGCGAATTGAAGCCTTGACAGCATAAGAACATCCATCATTCCTCTCCTTGTTCAGAGTTACAATTATTCCCCGGAAATTTTTTCGAGGGCCTCTTGCGCCAATTGTCCGACAGCCACAGATTGTAGCAATCGATCTTTATAAATATTAATAGAAGTTTGCCTGTCTGTGATTTTTTCAAGCTGTGCTACAGCCCTCTCAGCTTTAAGCCCCCCGAGGGCCCAGCAGGCAATTCCGACAAGCGCAGGGTCGCTACTGCCAAGAAATTTGATTAGATCGTCGGTCGCTGGTTTGACGATATCAGGTCTGTTTTGTGCAAGTCTGGCAACTCCCCAAATGGCCCCTCGAAGCAGCAAGGTAAACTCAAGATAGTTTTCAGGTTTTCCTTCCTCTTCATGGATATAGCTGAGAAGGATTCTGCCATATTCATCAGCCAGAACTTTGTTTGAAGCTGTAATTTCGCCCATTGCTTCAGGTACGCCCCATCCGCATCCGCCCGATTCTTCGTTGAGCATCCACATTATTCTGCGCATGACTATTCTGGCTCGCGCAGCATCTTCTGCAAACATTCGGTCAACCACTTGTCCGAAGGATGAAATTCCGTGCCAGCGGACAATTTCAGAAGGAGCACAAAGAGAGGAAAAAAGAGGGGCGATGAGGGTTTGCATAGGATGATCTTTCATGAGTTCAGAAATTTTCTGTTCCCAGTTTTCATCTGCAAGGGCCGTTATGACCGCTTTTTTTACCTGCCGTCCAACTGCCATGAAGTTTGATCTCCTTGTTGTACGGGCGGAACAGGTGTTCCGCCCGTTGGTTGCCTGATAATTAGGCGTTTTTAGCTTTTACAGCTTTTGCGATTTCGCGGCCAAGTTCATAACATTCCTCAAAGGATTTATGATTCGGGCGGTTTTTAACTTTAATATTAGGCTCAATGATGTCCATGTTCATTTTTTCCAGCCAGTCTTTGAGAATCTTGACGCATTCTCCACTCCAGCCGAATGAACCGAAACAAGCACCTATTTTGTTCTGAGGTCTCAACCCTTTCACGTAAGTCAGAACATCAGCCATTCCGGGGAGAATTCCGTTGTTATGAGTAGGGGAGCCTATAATGACTGCGCCCGCGTCAAAAACTTCGGACATGACATCGCTGTGGTGGTTAGCCTTAACGTTCATAAGTCTAACGCTGACACCTTCGTCTGCGATACCGGAAGCGATTGCAATTGCCATGTTTTCTGTGGATTTCCACATGGTATCGTAAAAGATAACAGCTTTGTTTGTGGTTTTTTGTGCTGCGTATTCTGCGTATTTTCCAAGAGCGAATCCAACATCTTCGCCTCTGAATATCAAACCGTGATCAGGGCAGAGCATGTCGATGTCGAGGTTCAGTTCTCCGAAGAATTCAAGAGTCTTCAGGACCTTGGATGAATAAGGATTAACGATGTTGGCATAGTACTGAGCCATGAGGTCAGATACTTTCTCTTTGCTGACTTCATCCACGAATCTTTCGCTGGTTGCCCAGTTCTGTCCGAAAGCATCACTTGAGATGAGCATTTTTGCTTCAGGAATGAAGGTGAACATGTTGTCAGGCCAGTGCAGCATTTTGGTTTCGTAAAAACGAAGAGTTTTTTTACCCAGAGATATTTCATCTCCGGAATTTGCAACAACTATAGGCCAGTCTTCGCAGTCAAAGAATGTTTTGAGAGCCTTGGCTCCCATGGGAGAAATGAAAATTTTCTCAGGTTTGCAAAGTTCAACCATGCGGGCGAGGCAGCCTGAGTGATCTGGTTCAAGGTGGTTAACAACAATGTAGTCGATCTTTTCAAGTTCAGTCAGGTTGGAGACAGAACAAAGAAACTGACTTTCAAATGCAGCCGGAACTGTATCAACTAGGACTTTTTTATCATCATCAATATAAAAGGCATTGTATGTTGTGCCTTTGGAAGACAGAGCATAGCCATGAAAGTTGCGGCAATTCCAATCAACAGCTCCTACCCAATGTATTCCTTCTTTAATTTCAACAGGTCTCACTTTTAATCCCTACTACGTTTAGAAGTTTAAGATAGAAAGCCGGGATTTTCCCGGCTTTCTGTGTAAATGATGCTAATTAAAAATCGAGGAGTCTTAAGACTCAGGTTCGAAATCGTCTTTGGATGCTCCGCAGACAGGACATTCCCAATCTTCCGGAATATCTTTAAATTCCGTTCCTGCAGCAATTCCGCCATCAGGATCACCAACAGCAGGATCGTAAACCCAACCACAAATAGTGCATACGTATTTCATTTTAAAAACTCCGTTCAATTATTAAAGGTAGATTAAGCAAGGGGCTTAAAAGATTTTTTAGTGGCTCCGCAAATAGGGCATTTCCAATCTTCAGGAAGATCTTTAAATTGTGTTCCTTTTGCGATTTTGCCTTTTTTATCCCCTTTGTCAGGGTTGTAAATATAACCGCAGTTGCTCACCTGGCATTGGTACATTTCGCTTGGTTCAGCCATTTTAATATCCTCTTTTTTAATAAGGGTTAAGCTTTCCAGAGGCCGTGCAGGTTACAGTATGCGCGGGCGGCAACAGGAGCGGAACCGAATTTACAGCCACAGAAATCAGCTTCGGGAGTATCGCCCGGATTGAGTTTTTTCAGGTAGCGATCGTTTTCTGAAACAAGTTCAATCCATTCAATGTAATGTTTTTCGTCCATTGGATGAGCAACAGAGCCGACTTTAACTTTATATCCGCCTTCAATTTTTTCAATGACGGGAACATGTTTTTCTTTTGCTGCGTCAACGGTGTTTTCAGTGATGAGTTTCATGTCCGCTCCGCAGCAAACGAGGTTGCCGGGACCGGCATGCATAACCATTGTGATATTACCGCAAGCTTCGCATTTGTAGACTTCAAATAATTGGGCCATTGTACTCTCCGTTGCAGGGGTTAAAAATTAGTAATTTTCACAAACAAGCTGAAAGTGGGCCTGTGGATGGGCACATGCTGGACACTGTTTAAGAGCTTCTTTGCCCTCGCGAGTGTAGCCGC
Protein-coding regions in this window:
- a CDS encoding cytochrome ubiquinol oxidase subunit I, encoding MDVLMLSRLQFAMATMFHFIFVPLTLGLSVMIAIMETYYVRTGKEVYLRMTKFWGKLFVINFVLGIVTGLTLEFQFGTNWSRYSIYVGDIFGSLLAIEATVAFFMESTFIAAWIFGWKKLSAKMHCACIWIVAIASNISAIWIILANGWMQNPVGYVIRNGRAELDDFAAVLSNPFGWSQFLHNGFGAFVVAGFFLMGVSAYHLLRKNEVEFFTKSFKMGIICAFIFSIAVAVQGHGHAQEVAHKQPAKLAAMEALWDSTDSAPMYLLAMPDEEKEKNAVELFGIPGGLSFLAFNSFDAPVKGLKEWPKEDRPPVLVTFLSFRLMVGLGSLFPLLCIWAWTKRKNLVENRLLLRVMLYAIPLPYIAIWAGWAVAEVGRQPWIVYGIMKTSDAVSPIVTSQVAFSFIGLTLLYTMLGACEIFLLTKFARKGPEPTKA
- a CDS encoding rubredoxin, with protein sequence MAEPSEMYQCQVSNCGYIYNPDKGDKKGKIAKGTQFKDLPEDWKCPICGATKKSFKPLA
- a CDS encoding DVU0298 family protein, whose amino-acid sequence is MAVGRQVKKAVITALADENWEQKISELMKDHPMQTLIAPLFSSLCAPSEIVRWHGISSFGQVVDRMFAEDAARARIVMRRIMWMLNEESGGCGWGVPEAMGEITASNKVLADEYGRILLSYIHEEEGKPENYLEFTLLLRGAIWGVARLAQNRPDIVKPATDDLIKFLGSSDPALVGIACWALGGLKAERAVAQLEKITDRQTSINIYKDRLLQSVAVGQLAQEALEKISGE
- a CDS encoding FprA family A-type flavoprotein, with the translated sequence MRPVEIKEGIHWVGAVDWNCRNFHGYALSSKGTTYNAFYIDDDKKVLVDTVPAAFESQFLCSVSNLTELEKIDYIVVNHLEPDHSGCLARMVELCKPEKIFISPMGAKALKTFFDCEDWPIVVANSGDEISLGKKTLRFYETKMLHWPDNMFTFIPEAKMLISSDAFGQNWATSERFVDEVSKEKVSDLMAQYYANIVNPYSSKVLKTLEFFGELNLDIDMLCPDHGLIFRGEDVGFALGKYAEYAAQKTTNKAVIFYDTMWKSTENMAIAIASGIADEGVSVRLMNVKANHHSDVMSEVFDAGAVIIGSPTHNNGILPGMADVLTYVKGLRPQNKIGACFGSFGWSGECVKILKDWLEKMNMDIIEPNIKVKNRPNHKSFEECYELGREIAKAVKAKNA
- a CDS encoding desulfoferrodoxin — translated: MAQLFEVYKCEACGNITMVMHAGPGNLVCCGADMKLITENTVDAAKEKHVPVIEKIEGGYKVKVGSVAHPMDEKHYIEWIELVSENDRYLKKLNPGDTPEADFCGCKFGSAPVAARAYCNLHGLWKA
- the rd gene encoding rubredoxin, with amino-acid sequence MKYVCTICGWVYDPAVGDPDGGIAAGTEFKDIPEDWECPVCGASKDDFEPES